The Haloarcula halophila nucleotide sequence AGTAACACCGCGTAGACGATGTGATCGTCGACGACCCAGCCGTGTGCGACCGGGAGCCCGGCCAACAGTCCGCCCTGTAGTGCCGCGAGCCAGTAGAACAGCATCATTACCGCGCCCCAGAACGCGCTGAACCGGACGAACGCGCCCACTAAGAGTGCGAGTCCGGTCAGGGTCAGCCCGAGCATGTTCAGCCAGTCGATGACCGGCAACCCCGCCATCGAGGCGAAAACGCCGGTCAACGGGTTCCCCGCCGGCACTGCGTTCTGCAGGAAGCCTGCTGCTGTCCAGTTGTTCGACGGGTCCGCGTCGAGATACGTGACGAGTTTCGTGATCCCGCCCTGGAACAGCGTCCAGCCCATCACGATCCGCATGAAAAACAGGGAGTAGCCGATCCAGGTCTCCGAGTAATCGAACCTGACGTTGCGTCCGAGCATCTCCGACTGGAGCGTCCGTTTGGTGCTCATACACAAATATTGATCAAATGAATATATATCCGTTTGGGGTATTATTCATTTCCGAGAATTCGAGCCCGGAACTGATTCTCGTGACGGTCTGTCCTCTGCCGCGACGCGTCTGTGGGCGGGTCAGTGTGGTTCCCAGCCGCTGGGAACCTCGGGCTCGATTGAAGACATCACTCACGAAAGTTCCTACTAGACCGTCGCCCTCAACCCGCCGCTCGCCCAGTGTACGGGCCTGGCCGACAGCCGAGGAATCCACACCCGCATCCAGAGCAATGATCCCTACGACTACCTCGACGGTGTTGCTCGTCGTCGTGACCGCCGTGACGCTGGTCGTCGGCGGCAGCATCGCACGTCTGGCGTATCGCGCGGCGCGTCGGACCGATTCGGAGCCGCTCAGGCTGTTCAGCTACGGGTTCGGTAGCATCGCCGTCGGGCTGGCGGCGAGCGGTTTCGTCTCGCTCGTGACGACCTGGTCGACTGGCGAGGTCCTCATCGTCCAGGGAGTCTTCGTGCTGATCGGACTCGCTTTCCTGGTGCGCTCGCTGTACGTCGGGGGACAGAACCCGACGAGCACGTGAACGACCCGCTCAGTCGGCCTCGGCGGCGACGGCTCCCGTCGGATCGGTGCCCGCAGCGTCGGCGGCGGTGCTGTCGGACCCAGTCGTCAGGCGTCTCGCGGAGTTTCCGACGACCAACAGGCTGCTCGCGGTCATGGCGAGCGCGGCAAACAGCGGGTTGAGGACGCCGGCGAGCGCAAGCGGAAGTGCGACGGCGTTGTAACAGAACGCCCACGCGAGGTTCTGGCGGATCCGCGACCGCGTCGCGGCGGTGAGATCGAACACCGACGGGACCTGCCTGAGGCTGTCGGTCGTCACCACTGCGTCGGCGGCCTCCGCGGCGAGTCGGGTCCCCGACTCCAGTGCGATACCCAGATCCGCGGTTCCCAGTGCTGGCGCGTCGTTCGTCCCGTCCCCGACCATCGCGACGGTCCCGCGGGACTGGAGGCGCTGGATCACCTCGGCTTTCGCTTCCGGCGGGACGCCGGCGAACACCTCGTCGACAGCCTCGTGTTCGCGGAACCCTTGGGCCGCCTCCGGGCTGTCGCCGGTGATGACGACGACCTCGTGGTCGACGGAGAGCGCGCGTACGACCGACTCCCAGGCCTCGCGTGGCCGGTCGCCACCGACGACGACGTCCCGAGCGCGTCCGTTCCAGCCCACGAGCGCGGGGACGTATCCGTTCGAACGCGCGCGGTCACATCGATCGCGGAGTTCCGCGGGGACGGTCAGCCCCTCGTCCGTGAGCAGCGAGGGGGTGCCGACGACGACGCGCTCGCCGTCGACGGTCGCACTGACGCCCCGTCCCGGGTGGGTCTCGAACCGCTCGACCGTCGCGTCGGGGGCCGATGCCGCGTCCGTGATAGCAGTCGCGAGCGGGTGGTCGGCGAACTGCTCGACGGCAGCGGCTCTACGCATGACGCGCTCGTCGGCTCGCTCGACGAGTGACACGTCGCCCGTCGTCAGCGTGCCGGTCTTGTCGAAGGCGACCACGTCGGCTTCCGTCGCCGTCTCGAACACCGACCC carries:
- a CDS encoding DUF7521 family protein, which encodes MIPTTTSTVLLVVVTAVTLVVGGSIARLAYRAARRTDSEPLRLFSYGFGSIAVGLAASGFVSLVTTWSTGEVLIVQGVFVLIGLAFLVRSLYVGGQNPTST
- a CDS encoding DoxX family membrane protein, with the protein product MSTKRTLQSEMLGRNVRFDYSETWIGYSLFFMRIVMGWTLFQGGITKLVTYLDADPSNNWTAAGFLQNAVPAGNPLTGVFASMAGLPVIDWLNMLGLTLTGLALLVGAFVRFSAFWGAVMMLFYWLAALQGGLLAGLPVAHGWVVDDHIVYAVLLFGLGAFGAGRILGLDSYIEELSVVRDNEWLKLLLG